In the genome of Bradysia coprophila strain Holo2 unplaced genomic scaffold, BU_Bcop_v1 contig_232, whole genome shotgun sequence, one region contains:
- the LOC119076922 gene encoding electroneutral sodium bicarbonate exchanger 1 isoform X3: MRPTNMDAYVNIRKPWTMDSSGENEASKDPGICQPSHQGYTEQDFEGHRAHTVFVGVHMPGGRRHSHRRHKHHHRDSDKPTDFDRPRSGSIVGLSRRRMSITTDDGATIITPPAQRVQFILGEDVDDGTHESHPLFSEMEELVKEGDELEWKETARWVKFEEDVEEGGNRWSKPHVATLSLHSLFELRSLLTNGTVMLDMIATSLEEVADLVCDNMVNAGSLPTGSREKVREALLRRHRHQHEQAKKKDNNMSRLPIIRSLAEIGRNHSTSKNSASPKRPNSKSSYSLRDAHSPEEDIVPASQSGGLLSRFNKDQRGSYLAVPTGDDMVKSPSNLSMQRNTSASDLHHANGSNGNDLHKGNTHFMKKIPHGAEASNILVGEVDFLDKTLSAFIRLNEAAMMGDLTEVPVPTRFLFILLGPPGSHGSFHEIGRAMATLMSDEIFHEVAYRARKRDHLLAGIDEFLDAVTVLPPGEWDPTIRIEPPAAIPSQEDRKRPPEKPKKEEVSEEQEEQRLRDESGLSRSGRFFGGLINDLKRKKPWYLSDFKDALSSQCVASWIFLYFACLSPIITFGGLLGEATGKNMAAMESLVAGFVCGIGYGFFSGQPLTILGSTGPVLVFETIVYDFCTAYELDYMSFRFWIGTWIVIILVVLVAVDASALVCYITRFTEENFATLIAFIFIFKAIENVLSIRKRFPVNPPEFYDCRCGSPDNSTESLPWATYDKKHCIKFGGTLFGADCGLPEYEPNVFLMSVILFLGTFITSVILKDFKNALFFPSKVRQFISDFAVIIAIFSMSILDYTCNISTPKLEVPSEFKPTLSKRGWIISPFVNPMWSWIVAIAPALLGTILIFMDQQITAVIVNRKENKLKKGCGYHLDLFVLAILIQICTVMGLPWFVAATVLSINHVNSLKLESECAAPGEKPQFLGVREQRVTHIFIFLMIGCSVLLTPLLSHIPMPVLFGVFLYMGVASLKGLQFFDRILIIFMPVKYQPDFMFLRQVPIKRVHLFTLIQFVCLVVLWLIKSFSQTSILFPLMLVFMVGIRKSLDFVFTRRELKILDDIMPEITRRAAAEDLHHLDDVEDPPPEYPGNNAPSNIITNGKLASQNAINITEEFNKTNIWKQVNDGKSKRNDANSENRKYSKNQSTEKKSKSNNRRDLSPNGEQRLSTMKEEEECQDINRSELSKSAQNLSQSKAYNNIKDWCKSKVISKDVAISSETSV, encoded by the exons ACCGTGGACGATGGACAGTTCCGGTGAAAATGAAGCTTCCAAAGATCCAGGAATATGTCAGCCCTCGCACCAGGGATACACTGAACAAGACTTTgaag GACATCGAGCTCACACAGTGTTCGTTGGTGTTCATATGCCAGGAGGTCGTCGACATTCGCATCGACGGCACAAACACCATCACAGGGATAGTGACAAGCCCACAGATTTCGATCGACCAA GATCTGGCTCAATTGTTGGACTGTCTCGTCGCCGAATGAGTATAACGACAGATGATGGAGCGACTATCA TTACACCTCCAGCTCAAAGAGTTCAATTTATCCTCGGCGAAGATGTCGATGATGGAACACATGAATCGCATCCCCTTTTCTCCGAAATGGAGGAACTGGTCAAGGAGGGCGACGAACTGGAGTGGAAAGAGACTGCCAGATGGGTGAAATTCGAAGAAGATGTTGAAGAAGGCGGAAATCGATGGTCTAAGCCACACGTCGCAACCCTATCGTTACATTCACTGTTCGAACTGAGAAGTCTGTTAACGAATGGAACGGTTATGCTGGATATGATTGCGACCAGTTTGGAGGAGGTGGCTGATTTGGTTTGTGATAATATGGTCAATGCTGGCTCGTTGCCGACCGGTTCCAGGGAAAAGGTTCGCGAAGCGCTTTTGCGACGCCATCGTCATCAACATGAGCAAGCCAAAAAGAAAGACAACAACATGAGTCGATTGCCAATTATTCGATCGTTAGCTGAAATAGGAAGAAATCATTCAACATCAAAAA aCAGTGCATCACCGAAGCGACCCAATTCAAAATCGTCTTATTCACTACGCGATGCCCATTCACCGGAAGAAGACATCGTTCCGGCATCACAAAGTGGTGGTTTATTATCTAGATTCAATAAAGACCAAAGGGGATCGTATCTTGCGGTTCCAACAG GTGATGACATGGTAAAAAGTCCAAGCAATTTGTCAATGCAACGCAACACAAGTGCCAGTGATTTACATCATGCTAATGGTAGCAATGGAAACGACTTACATAAGGGCAACacacattttatgaaaaaaattccgCATGGAGCAGAAGCTAGCAACATACTTGTCGGTGAAGTGGACTTTTTAGATAAGACATTGTCTGCATTCATCAGATTGAATGAAGCTGCGATGATG GGCGATTTGACAGAGGTTCCAGTACCGACGAG ATTTCTCTTCATCTTATTGGGTCCACCCGGAAGTCATGGGAGTTTCCACGAAATTGGTCGAGCTATGGCGACCCTTATGTCCGATGAAATATTTCATGAAGTCGCATATCGTGCCCGCAAACGTGATCATCTATTAGCTGGCATCGACGAATTTCTCGATGCAGTTACGGTTCTACCACCGGGCGAATGGGATCCAACGATCCGCATCGAACCACCGGCAGCAATACCATCGCAAGAAGATCGGAAACGTCCGCCGGAAAAACCGAAAAAGGAAGAAGTAAGCGAAGAGCAGGAGGAACAACGACTACGTGATGAATCTGGTCTGTCCAGAAGTGGACGATTTTTCGGCGGTTTAATCAATGATTTGAAGCGAAAGAAACCATGGTATCTGTCTGACTTTAAAGACGCATTATCATCGCAATGTGTTGCATCGTGGATATTTTTATACTTTGCCTGTTTGTCTCCGATTATTACATTCGGTGGACTATTGGGTGAGGCAACGGGCAAGAATATGGCTGCTATGGAGTCTTTGGTTGCTGGCTTTGTGTGTGGAATTGGTTATGGATTTTTTTCGGGACAACCATTAACAATTCTGGGTTCAACCGGACCGGTATTGGTTTTCGAAACAATCGTTTACGACTTTTGTACTGCATACGAGTTGGATTACATGTCATTCAG GTTTTGGATTGGCACATGGATTGTTATTAtattggtagttttggtagccGTCGATGCCAGTGCACTTGTTTGTTATATTACACGGTttactgaagaaaattttgcaactCTTATTGCATTTATCTTTATATTTAAG GCGATCGAAAATGTCTTGTCAATTCGAAAGCGGTTCCCAGTCAACCCTCCAGAGTTTTACGATTGCAGGTGTGGATCACCTGATAATAGTACGGAATCACTGCCATGGGCTACATACGACAAGAAACATTGCATA AAATTTGGTGGTACGTTGTTTGGTGCCGACTGTGGTTTACCCGAGTACGAACCGAATGTTTTTCTTATGTCAGTTATATTGTTCTTGGGAACGTTTATAACATCTGTGATTTTGAAAGACTTTAAGAATGCACTGTTTTTCCCATCAAAG GTACGCCAATTCATAAGCGACTTTGCTGTTATTATCGCTATTTTCTCCATGTCAATTCTTGATTACACATGTAATATATCGACACCAAAGCTGGAAGTTCCATCCGAATTTAAGCCAACATTATCAAAACGTGGATGGATTATCTCTCCATTTGTAAATCCAATGTGGTCGTGGATCGTAGCTATTGCGCCAGCTTTACTCGGCACAATACTCATATTCATGGACCAACAAATAACGGCTGTGATtgtaaatagaaaagaaaataaattgaagaaagGTTGTGGCTATCATCTGGATCTATTTGTCTTGGCTATTTTGATTCAGATTTGCACCGTCATGGGACTTCCATG gtTTGTCGCAGCCACAGTATTGAGCATAAACCACGTAAATTCATTGAAGCTGGAATCAGAATGTGCTGCACCCGGCGAAAAACCACAATTTCTCGGTGTACGAGAGCAACGTGTTACgcatatttttatatttttgatgatcGGATGTTCGGTTTTGTTAACTCCATTGCTCAG TCACATTCCAATGCCAGTATTATTCGGAGTATTTTTGTACATGGGCGTGGCGTCCTTAAAAGGATTGCAATTTTTCGATCGGATTCTCATCATCTTTATGCCAGTCAAATATCAGCCGGACTTTATGTTTTTGAGACAG GTGCCAATCAAACGTGTCCATTTGTTCACTCTGATCCAATTTGTTTGCTTGGTGGTACTGTGGCTAATCAAATCGTTTTCGCAAACATCAATCCTGTTCCCGTTGATGTTGGTGTTTATGGTGGGCATTCGCAAATCGTTGGATTTCGTCTTTACCCGcagagaattgaaaatattggaCGACATAATGCCGGAAATAACTAGACGTGCGGCTGCCGAAGATCTTCATCATTTGGACGATGTAGAG GATCCTCCACCCGAATACCCTGGCAACAATGCACCGTCCAATATCATCACAAATGGGAAATTGGCCAGCCAAAATGCCATAAATATAACGGAAGAATTCAATAAAACGAACATCTGGAAGCAAGTGAACGATGGAAAAAGTAAACGAAACGATGCAAACtcggaaaatcgaaaatactcAAAGAATCAGTC AACTGAAAAGaaatccaaatcaaacaaTCGAAGAGACCTGAGCCCAAATGGTGAGCAACGACTATCAACAATGAAGGAGGAAGAAGAATGCCAAGATATCAATCGAAGCGAATTATCCAAATCCGCACAAAATTTGTCCCAG AGTAAGGCGTACAACAATATCAAGGATTGGTGTAAAAGCAAAGTGATTTCTAAAGATGTGGCCATTTCATCGGAAACGTCGGtgtga
- the LOC119076922 gene encoding electroneutral sodium bicarbonate exchanger 1 isoform X6, whose amino-acid sequence MDPSLIAIPILLLGVNQRPWTMDSSGENEASKDPGICQPSHQGYTEQDFEGHRAHTVFVGVHMPGGRRHSHRRHKHHHRDSDKPTDFDRPITPPAQRVQFILGEDVDDGTHESHPLFSEMEELVKEGDELEWKETARWVKFEEDVEEGGNRWSKPHVATLSLHSLFELRSLLTNGTVMLDMIATSLEEVADLVCDNMVNAGSLPTGSREKVREALLRRHRHQHEQAKKKDNNMSRLPIIRSLAEIGRNHSTSKNSASPKRPNSKSSYSLRDAHSPEEDIVPASQSGGLLSRFNKDQRGSYLAVPTGDDMVKSPSNLSMQRNTSASDLHHANGSNGNDLHKGNTHFMKKIPHGAEASNILVGEVDFLDKTLSAFIRLNEAAMMGDLTEVPVPTRFLFILLGPPGSHGSFHEIGRAMATLMSDEIFHEVAYRARKRDHLLAGIDEFLDAVTVLPPGEWDPTIRIEPPAAIPSQEDRKRPPEKPKKEEVSEEQEEQRLRDESGLSRSGRFFGGLINDLKRKKPWYLSDFKDALSSQCVASWIFLYFACLSPIITFGGLLGEATGKNMAAMESLVAGFVCGIGYGFFSGQPLTILGSTGPVLVFETIVYDFCTAYELDYMSFRFWIGTWIVIILVVLVAVDASALVCYITRFTEENFATLIAFIFIFKAIENVLSIRKRFPVNPPEFYDCRCGSPDNSTESLPWATYDKKHCIKFGGTLFGADCGLPEYEPNVFLMSVILFLGTFITSVILKDFKNALFFPSKVRQFISDFAVIIAIFSMSILDYTCNISTPKLEVPSEFKPTLSKRGWIISPFVNPMWSWIVAIAPALLGTILIFMDQQITAVIVNRKENKLKKGCGYHLDLFVLAILIQICTVMGLPWFVAATVLSINHVNSLKLESECAAPGEKPQFLGVREQRVTHIFIFLMIGCSVLLTPLLSHIPMPVLFGVFLYMGVASLKGLQFFDRILIIFMPVKYQPDFMFLRQVPIKRVHLFTLIQFVCLVVLWLIKSFSQTSILFPLMLVFMVGIRKSLDFVFTRRELKILDDIMPEITRRAAAEDLHHLDDVEDPPPEYPGNNAPSNIITNGKLASQNAINITEEFNKTNIWKQVNDGKSKRNDANSENRKYSKNQSTEKKSKSNNRRDLSPNGEQRLSTMKEEEECQDINRSELSKSAQNLSQSKAYNNIKDWCKSKVISKDVAISSETSV is encoded by the exons ACCGTGGACGATGGACAGTTCCGGTGAAAATGAAGCTTCCAAAGATCCAGGAATATGTCAGCCCTCGCACCAGGGATACACTGAACAAGACTTTgaag GACATCGAGCTCACACAGTGTTCGTTGGTGTTCATATGCCAGGAGGTCGTCGACATTCGCATCGACGGCACAAACACCATCACAGGGATAGTGACAAGCCCACAGATTTCGATCGACCAA TTACACCTCCAGCTCAAAGAGTTCAATTTATCCTCGGCGAAGATGTCGATGATGGAACACATGAATCGCATCCCCTTTTCTCCGAAATGGAGGAACTGGTCAAGGAGGGCGACGAACTGGAGTGGAAAGAGACTGCCAGATGGGTGAAATTCGAAGAAGATGTTGAAGAAGGCGGAAATCGATGGTCTAAGCCACACGTCGCAACCCTATCGTTACATTCACTGTTCGAACTGAGAAGTCTGTTAACGAATGGAACGGTTATGCTGGATATGATTGCGACCAGTTTGGAGGAGGTGGCTGATTTGGTTTGTGATAATATGGTCAATGCTGGCTCGTTGCCGACCGGTTCCAGGGAAAAGGTTCGCGAAGCGCTTTTGCGACGCCATCGTCATCAACATGAGCAAGCCAAAAAGAAAGACAACAACATGAGTCGATTGCCAATTATTCGATCGTTAGCTGAAATAGGAAGAAATCATTCAACATCAAAAA aCAGTGCATCACCGAAGCGACCCAATTCAAAATCGTCTTATTCACTACGCGATGCCCATTCACCGGAAGAAGACATCGTTCCGGCATCACAAAGTGGTGGTTTATTATCTAGATTCAATAAAGACCAAAGGGGATCGTATCTTGCGGTTCCAACAG GTGATGACATGGTAAAAAGTCCAAGCAATTTGTCAATGCAACGCAACACAAGTGCCAGTGATTTACATCATGCTAATGGTAGCAATGGAAACGACTTACATAAGGGCAACacacattttatgaaaaaaattccgCATGGAGCAGAAGCTAGCAACATACTTGTCGGTGAAGTGGACTTTTTAGATAAGACATTGTCTGCATTCATCAGATTGAATGAAGCTGCGATGATG GGCGATTTGACAGAGGTTCCAGTACCGACGAG ATTTCTCTTCATCTTATTGGGTCCACCCGGAAGTCATGGGAGTTTCCACGAAATTGGTCGAGCTATGGCGACCCTTATGTCCGATGAAATATTTCATGAAGTCGCATATCGTGCCCGCAAACGTGATCATCTATTAGCTGGCATCGACGAATTTCTCGATGCAGTTACGGTTCTACCACCGGGCGAATGGGATCCAACGATCCGCATCGAACCACCGGCAGCAATACCATCGCAAGAAGATCGGAAACGTCCGCCGGAAAAACCGAAAAAGGAAGAAGTAAGCGAAGAGCAGGAGGAACAACGACTACGTGATGAATCTGGTCTGTCCAGAAGTGGACGATTTTTCGGCGGTTTAATCAATGATTTGAAGCGAAAGAAACCATGGTATCTGTCTGACTTTAAAGACGCATTATCATCGCAATGTGTTGCATCGTGGATATTTTTATACTTTGCCTGTTTGTCTCCGATTATTACATTCGGTGGACTATTGGGTGAGGCAACGGGCAAGAATATGGCTGCTATGGAGTCTTTGGTTGCTGGCTTTGTGTGTGGAATTGGTTATGGATTTTTTTCGGGACAACCATTAACAATTCTGGGTTCAACCGGACCGGTATTGGTTTTCGAAACAATCGTTTACGACTTTTGTACTGCATACGAGTTGGATTACATGTCATTCAG GTTTTGGATTGGCACATGGATTGTTATTAtattggtagttttggtagccGTCGATGCCAGTGCACTTGTTTGTTATATTACACGGTttactgaagaaaattttgcaactCTTATTGCATTTATCTTTATATTTAAG GCGATCGAAAATGTCTTGTCAATTCGAAAGCGGTTCCCAGTCAACCCTCCAGAGTTTTACGATTGCAGGTGTGGATCACCTGATAATAGTACGGAATCACTGCCATGGGCTACATACGACAAGAAACATTGCATA AAATTTGGTGGTACGTTGTTTGGTGCCGACTGTGGTTTACCCGAGTACGAACCGAATGTTTTTCTTATGTCAGTTATATTGTTCTTGGGAACGTTTATAACATCTGTGATTTTGAAAGACTTTAAGAATGCACTGTTTTTCCCATCAAAG GTACGCCAATTCATAAGCGACTTTGCTGTTATTATCGCTATTTTCTCCATGTCAATTCTTGATTACACATGTAATATATCGACACCAAAGCTGGAAGTTCCATCCGAATTTAAGCCAACATTATCAAAACGTGGATGGATTATCTCTCCATTTGTAAATCCAATGTGGTCGTGGATCGTAGCTATTGCGCCAGCTTTACTCGGCACAATACTCATATTCATGGACCAACAAATAACGGCTGTGATtgtaaatagaaaagaaaataaattgaagaaagGTTGTGGCTATCATCTGGATCTATTTGTCTTGGCTATTTTGATTCAGATTTGCACCGTCATGGGACTTCCATG gtTTGTCGCAGCCACAGTATTGAGCATAAACCACGTAAATTCATTGAAGCTGGAATCAGAATGTGCTGCACCCGGCGAAAAACCACAATTTCTCGGTGTACGAGAGCAACGTGTTACgcatatttttatatttttgatgatcGGATGTTCGGTTTTGTTAACTCCATTGCTCAG TCACATTCCAATGCCAGTATTATTCGGAGTATTTTTGTACATGGGCGTGGCGTCCTTAAAAGGATTGCAATTTTTCGATCGGATTCTCATCATCTTTATGCCAGTCAAATATCAGCCGGACTTTATGTTTTTGAGACAG GTGCCAATCAAACGTGTCCATTTGTTCACTCTGATCCAATTTGTTTGCTTGGTGGTACTGTGGCTAATCAAATCGTTTTCGCAAACATCAATCCTGTTCCCGTTGATGTTGGTGTTTATGGTGGGCATTCGCAAATCGTTGGATTTCGTCTTTACCCGcagagaattgaaaatattggaCGACATAATGCCGGAAATAACTAGACGTGCGGCTGCCGAAGATCTTCATCATTTGGACGATGTAGAG GATCCTCCACCCGAATACCCTGGCAACAATGCACCGTCCAATATCATCACAAATGGGAAATTGGCCAGCCAAAATGCCATAAATATAACGGAAGAATTCAATAAAACGAACATCTGGAAGCAAGTGAACGATGGAAAAAGTAAACGAAACGATGCAAACtcggaaaatcgaaaatactcAAAGAATCAGTC AACTGAAAAGaaatccaaatcaaacaaTCGAAGAGACCTGAGCCCAAATGGTGAGCAACGACTATCAACAATGAAGGAGGAAGAAGAATGCCAAGATATCAATCGAAGCGAATTATCCAAATCCGCACAAAATTTGTCCCAG AGTAAGGCGTACAACAATATCAAGGATTGGTGTAAAAGCAAAGTGATTTCTAAAGATGTGGCCATTTCATCGGAAACGTCGGtgtga
- the LOC119076922 gene encoding electroneutral sodium bicarbonate exchanger 1 isoform X5, whose translation MDSSGENEASKDPGICQPSHQGYTEQDFEGHRAHTVFVGVHMPGGRRHSHRRHKHHHRDSDKPTDFDRPRSGSIVGLSRRRMSITTDDGATIITPPAQRVQFILGEDVDDGTHESHPLFSEMEELVKEGDELEWKETARWVKFEEDVEEGGNRWSKPHVATLSLHSLFELRSLLTNGTVMLDMIATSLEEVADLVCDNMVNAGSLPTGSREKVREALLRRHRHQHEQAKKKDNNMSRLPIIRSLAEIGRNHSTSKNSASPKRPNSKSSYSLRDAHSPEEDIVPASQSGGLLSRFNKDQRGSYLAVPTGDDMVKSPSNLSMQRNTSASDLHHANGSNGNDLHKGNTHFMKKIPHGAEASNILVGEVDFLDKTLSAFIRLNEAAMMGDLTEVPVPTRFLFILLGPPGSHGSFHEIGRAMATLMSDEIFHEVAYRARKRDHLLAGIDEFLDAVTVLPPGEWDPTIRIEPPAAIPSQEDRKRPPEKPKKEEVSEEQEEQRLRDESGLSRSGRFFGGLINDLKRKKPWYLSDFKDALSSQCVASWIFLYFACLSPIITFGGLLGEATGKNMAAMESLVAGFVCGIGYGFFSGQPLTILGSTGPVLVFETIVYDFCTAYELDYMSFRFWIGTWIVIILVVLVAVDASALVCYITRFTEENFATLIAFIFIFKAIENVLSIRKRFPVNPPEFYDCRCGSPDNSTESLPWATYDKKHCIKFGGTLFGADCGLPEYEPNVFLMSVILFLGTFITSVILKDFKNALFFPSKVRQFISDFAVIIAIFSMSILDYTCNISTPKLEVPSEFKPTLSKRGWIISPFVNPMWSWIVAIAPALLGTILIFMDQQITAVIVNRKENKLKKGCGYHLDLFVLAILIQICTVMGLPWFVAATVLSINHVNSLKLESECAAPGEKPQFLGVREQRVTHIFIFLMIGCSVLLTPLLSHIPMPVLFGVFLYMGVASLKGLQFFDRILIIFMPVKYQPDFMFLRQVPIKRVHLFTLIQFVCLVVLWLIKSFSQTSILFPLMLVFMVGIRKSLDFVFTRRELKILDDIMPEITRRAAAEDLHHLDDVEDPPPEYPGNNAPSNIITNGKLASQNAINITEEFNKTNIWKQVNDGKSKRNDANSENRKYSKNQSTEKKSKSNNRRDLSPNGEQRLSTMKEEEECQDINRSELSKSAQNLSQSKAYNNIKDWCKSKVISKDVAISSETSV comes from the exons ATGGACAGTTCCGGTGAAAATGAAGCTTCCAAAGATCCAGGAATATGTCAGCCCTCGCACCAGGGATACACTGAACAAGACTTTgaag GACATCGAGCTCACACAGTGTTCGTTGGTGTTCATATGCCAGGAGGTCGTCGACATTCGCATCGACGGCACAAACACCATCACAGGGATAGTGACAAGCCCACAGATTTCGATCGACCAA GATCTGGCTCAATTGTTGGACTGTCTCGTCGCCGAATGAGTATAACGACAGATGATGGAGCGACTATCA TTACACCTCCAGCTCAAAGAGTTCAATTTATCCTCGGCGAAGATGTCGATGATGGAACACATGAATCGCATCCCCTTTTCTCCGAAATGGAGGAACTGGTCAAGGAGGGCGACGAACTGGAGTGGAAAGAGACTGCCAGATGGGTGAAATTCGAAGAAGATGTTGAAGAAGGCGGAAATCGATGGTCTAAGCCACACGTCGCAACCCTATCGTTACATTCACTGTTCGAACTGAGAAGTCTGTTAACGAATGGAACGGTTATGCTGGATATGATTGCGACCAGTTTGGAGGAGGTGGCTGATTTGGTTTGTGATAATATGGTCAATGCTGGCTCGTTGCCGACCGGTTCCAGGGAAAAGGTTCGCGAAGCGCTTTTGCGACGCCATCGTCATCAACATGAGCAAGCCAAAAAGAAAGACAACAACATGAGTCGATTGCCAATTATTCGATCGTTAGCTGAAATAGGAAGAAATCATTCAACATCAAAAA aCAGTGCATCACCGAAGCGACCCAATTCAAAATCGTCTTATTCACTACGCGATGCCCATTCACCGGAAGAAGACATCGTTCCGGCATCACAAAGTGGTGGTTTATTATCTAGATTCAATAAAGACCAAAGGGGATCGTATCTTGCGGTTCCAACAG GTGATGACATGGTAAAAAGTCCAAGCAATTTGTCAATGCAACGCAACACAAGTGCCAGTGATTTACATCATGCTAATGGTAGCAATGGAAACGACTTACATAAGGGCAACacacattttatgaaaaaaattccgCATGGAGCAGAAGCTAGCAACATACTTGTCGGTGAAGTGGACTTTTTAGATAAGACATTGTCTGCATTCATCAGATTGAATGAAGCTGCGATGATG GGCGATTTGACAGAGGTTCCAGTACCGACGAG ATTTCTCTTCATCTTATTGGGTCCACCCGGAAGTCATGGGAGTTTCCACGAAATTGGTCGAGCTATGGCGACCCTTATGTCCGATGAAATATTTCATGAAGTCGCATATCGTGCCCGCAAACGTGATCATCTATTAGCTGGCATCGACGAATTTCTCGATGCAGTTACGGTTCTACCACCGGGCGAATGGGATCCAACGATCCGCATCGAACCACCGGCAGCAATACCATCGCAAGAAGATCGGAAACGTCCGCCGGAAAAACCGAAAAAGGAAGAAGTAAGCGAAGAGCAGGAGGAACAACGACTACGTGATGAATCTGGTCTGTCCAGAAGTGGACGATTTTTCGGCGGTTTAATCAATGATTTGAAGCGAAAGAAACCATGGTATCTGTCTGACTTTAAAGACGCATTATCATCGCAATGTGTTGCATCGTGGATATTTTTATACTTTGCCTGTTTGTCTCCGATTATTACATTCGGTGGACTATTGGGTGAGGCAACGGGCAAGAATATGGCTGCTATGGAGTCTTTGGTTGCTGGCTTTGTGTGTGGAATTGGTTATGGATTTTTTTCGGGACAACCATTAACAATTCTGGGTTCAACCGGACCGGTATTGGTTTTCGAAACAATCGTTTACGACTTTTGTACTGCATACGAGTTGGATTACATGTCATTCAG GTTTTGGATTGGCACATGGATTGTTATTAtattggtagttttggtagccGTCGATGCCAGTGCACTTGTTTGTTATATTACACGGTttactgaagaaaattttgcaactCTTATTGCATTTATCTTTATATTTAAG GCGATCGAAAATGTCTTGTCAATTCGAAAGCGGTTCCCAGTCAACCCTCCAGAGTTTTACGATTGCAGGTGTGGATCACCTGATAATAGTACGGAATCACTGCCATGGGCTACATACGACAAGAAACATTGCATA AAATTTGGTGGTACGTTGTTTGGTGCCGACTGTGGTTTACCCGAGTACGAACCGAATGTTTTTCTTATGTCAGTTATATTGTTCTTGGGAACGTTTATAACATCTGTGATTTTGAAAGACTTTAAGAATGCACTGTTTTTCCCATCAAAG GTACGCCAATTCATAAGCGACTTTGCTGTTATTATCGCTATTTTCTCCATGTCAATTCTTGATTACACATGTAATATATCGACACCAAAGCTGGAAGTTCCATCCGAATTTAAGCCAACATTATCAAAACGTGGATGGATTATCTCTCCATTTGTAAATCCAATGTGGTCGTGGATCGTAGCTATTGCGCCAGCTTTACTCGGCACAATACTCATATTCATGGACCAACAAATAACGGCTGTGATtgtaaatagaaaagaaaataaattgaagaaagGTTGTGGCTATCATCTGGATCTATTTGTCTTGGCTATTTTGATTCAGATTTGCACCGTCATGGGACTTCCATG gtTTGTCGCAGCCACAGTATTGAGCATAAACCACGTAAATTCATTGAAGCTGGAATCAGAATGTGCTGCACCCGGCGAAAAACCACAATTTCTCGGTGTACGAGAGCAACGTGTTACgcatatttttatatttttgatgatcGGATGTTCGGTTTTGTTAACTCCATTGCTCAG TCACATTCCAATGCCAGTATTATTCGGAGTATTTTTGTACATGGGCGTGGCGTCCTTAAAAGGATTGCAATTTTTCGATCGGATTCTCATCATCTTTATGCCAGTCAAATATCAGCCGGACTTTATGTTTTTGAGACAG GTGCCAATCAAACGTGTCCATTTGTTCACTCTGATCCAATTTGTTTGCTTGGTGGTACTGTGGCTAATCAAATCGTTTTCGCAAACATCAATCCTGTTCCCGTTGATGTTGGTGTTTATGGTGGGCATTCGCAAATCGTTGGATTTCGTCTTTACCCGcagagaattgaaaatattggaCGACATAATGCCGGAAATAACTAGACGTGCGGCTGCCGAAGATCTTCATCATTTGGACGATGTAGAG GATCCTCCACCCGAATACCCTGGCAACAATGCACCGTCCAATATCATCACAAATGGGAAATTGGCCAGCCAAAATGCCATAAATATAACGGAAGAATTCAATAAAACGAACATCTGGAAGCAAGTGAACGATGGAAAAAGTAAACGAAACGATGCAAACtcggaaaatcgaaaatactcAAAGAATCAGTC AACTGAAAAGaaatccaaatcaaacaaTCGAAGAGACCTGAGCCCAAATGGTGAGCAACGACTATCAACAATGAAGGAGGAAGAAGAATGCCAAGATATCAATCGAAGCGAATTATCCAAATCCGCACAAAATTTGTCCCAG AGTAAGGCGTACAACAATATCAAGGATTGGTGTAAAAGCAAAGTGATTTCTAAAGATGTGGCCATTTCATCGGAAACGTCGGtgtga